From one Brevundimonas sp. PAMC22021 genomic stretch:
- a CDS encoding NADP-dependent oxidoreductase, which translates to MTKINRQWVLRQRPRGMVQPGDLELVESPIPDLKESEVLVRTVYLSLDPTNRTWMNDAEGYLPPVGLGEVMRGLTLGVVEQSRSDRFKAGDVVTPLSGGWADYAVVPEQALRPVHRAAGLPLTANLSVLGMTGLTAYFGITDVLKVQAGETLVISAAAGAVGSIAGQVAKQRGARVIGIAGGPDKCRWLTEELGFDAAVDYKNEDVGEALDRLAPDGIDLNFENVGGDIMIAVFNRLKVHGRMAVCGLVSSYNATKAPPSPNFARIITHRLDVQGFLVLDYAHRAREMVTEMGPWLADGRVKWKVHVDEGLEGAVDSLNRLFTGDHDGKLLVRVSDEPA; encoded by the coding sequence ATGACGAAGATCAATCGGCAGTGGGTGCTGCGCCAGCGACCGCGCGGCATGGTCCAGCCCGGTGATCTGGAGCTGGTCGAGAGCCCGATCCCGGATCTGAAGGAGTCCGAGGTGCTGGTGCGCACCGTCTATCTGTCGCTGGATCCCACCAACCGCACCTGGATGAACGACGCCGAAGGCTATCTGCCGCCGGTGGGGCTGGGCGAGGTCATGCGCGGCCTGACGCTGGGGGTGGTGGAGCAGTCGCGCTCCGACCGGTTCAAGGCGGGCGATGTGGTGACGCCGCTGTCCGGCGGCTGGGCCGACTACGCCGTTGTGCCGGAACAGGCGCTGCGGCCGGTGCACCGCGCGGCCGGCCTGCCGCTGACGGCCAATCTGTCGGTTCTGGGCATGACCGGGCTGACGGCCTATTTCGGGATCACCGACGTGCTGAAGGTCCAGGCGGGCGAGACGCTGGTGATCTCGGCGGCCGCGGGCGCGGTGGGCTCCATCGCCGGGCAGGTGGCCAAGCAGCGCGGCGCGCGCGTGATCGGCATCGCCGGCGGGCCAGACAAGTGTCGCTGGCTGACCGAGGAGCTCGGCTTCGACGCCGCCGTCGACTACAAGAACGAGGACGTGGGCGAGGCGCTGGACCGGCTGGCGCCGGACGGGATCGACCTGAACTTCGAAAACGTCGGCGGCGACATCATGATCGCCGTGTTCAACCGGTTGAAGGTTCACGGGCGCATGGCCGTGTGCGGGCTGGTGTCGTCCTACAATGCGACCAAGGCCCCGCCGTCGCCGAACTTCGCCCGGATCATCACCCATCGCCTCGACGTGCAGGGCTTTCTGGTGCTGGACTACGCCCACCGCGCCCGGGAGATGGTCACGGAGATGGGCCCGTGGCTTGCGGACGGCCGGGTGAAGTGGAAGGTCCACGTCGACGAGGGCCTGGAAGGCGCGGTGGACTCGCTCAACCGCTTGTTCACCGGCGACCATGACGGCAAGCTGCTGGTCCGCGTCTCGGACGAACCGGCCTAA
- a CDS encoding zf-TFIIB domain-containing protein, with protein MPLLMCPNDDAPMQTLERSGVQFDMCPKCRGVWLDRGELEKLMEAAMDEGRASAPAAHAPPPQPGYAPPPQAQPWGGGAYRDDDRRYKDERYRDDRDHRHGDDHRYGYKKKKRDSIFDIFD; from the coding sequence ATGCCCCTATTGATGTGCCCCAACGACGACGCCCCGATGCAGACGCTGGAACGCTCCGGCGTTCAGTTCGACATGTGCCCCAAATGCCGTGGCGTCTGGCTGGATCGGGGAGAGCTCGAAAAGCTGATGGAGGCGGCGATGGACGAGGGTCGCGCCAGCGCCCCGGCCGCGCACGCCCCGCCCCCGCAGCCCGGCTATGCGCCGCCGCCGCAGGCCCAGCCCTGGGGAGGCGGCGCCTATCGCGACGACGATCGCCGCTACAAGGACGAGCGGTATCGCGATGATCGCGACCACCGTCACGGGGACGATCATCGCTACGGCTACAAGAAAAAGAAGCGCGACAGCATCTTCGACATCTTCGACTGA
- a CDS encoding NAD(P)/FAD-dependent oxidoreductase, whose product MSARSANALDVLIVGAGAAGMMCAGEAGRRGRRVLVVDHARAPGEKIRISGGGRCNFTNTGTSPANFLGENPRFSTSALRRYTQGDFVRRVDRAGIAWHEKTLGQLFCDESAKQIVRMLMDDMRAGGVEMKLGVLIDRLERTGEGFEARLSDGSVVRAPSVVIATGGKSIPKMGATGWAYEVARQFGLRVTDTRPALVPLTFEAGLLEQLKPLAGVAVDAVAQAGEGRFAEAMLFTHRGLSGPAILQISSYWKEGDPITLAMAPGQDVFARLKTAKDENGKQAVHTALAQIVPRRLAESVAAREGAAGKLAELSDKRLRALDAAVNGWTVKPVGSEGYRTAEVTLGGIDTAVLDQTTMAVKSVPGLFFIGEAVDITGWLGGYNFQWAWSSGWAAGQAC is encoded by the coding sequence TTGAGCGCCAGATCGGCGAACGCCCTTGATGTCCTGATCGTCGGGGCCGGTGCGGCCGGGATGATGTGTGCGGGCGAGGCGGGTCGGCGCGGGCGGCGGGTGCTGGTGGTCGATCACGCGCGGGCGCCGGGCGAGAAGATCCGCATCTCGGGCGGCGGGCGCTGCAACTTCACCAATACGGGGACGAGTCCGGCCAACTTCCTGGGCGAGAACCCGCGCTTCTCGACCTCGGCGTTGAGGCGCTACACCCAAGGCGACTTCGTGCGTCGCGTGGATCGGGCGGGAATCGCGTGGCACGAGAAGACGCTGGGTCAGCTGTTCTGCGACGAAAGCGCCAAGCAGATCGTCCGTATGCTGATGGACGACATGCGGGCGGGCGGCGTCGAGATGAAGCTCGGCGTCTTGATCGACAGGCTGGAGCGGACCGGCGAGGGGTTCGAGGCGCGGTTGTCGGACGGATCGGTGGTGCGCGCGCCATCGGTGGTGATCGCCACGGGCGGCAAGTCGATCCCCAAGATGGGGGCGACCGGCTGGGCCTATGAGGTGGCGCGCCAGTTCGGGCTGCGGGTCACCGATACGCGGCCGGCGCTGGTGCCGCTGACGTTCGAGGCGGGGCTGCTGGAGCAGTTGAAGCCGCTGGCGGGCGTGGCGGTCGATGCGGTGGCCCAAGCGGGCGAAGGCCGGTTCGCCGAGGCCATGCTGTTCACCCACCGGGGTCTGTCGGGGCCGGCGATCCTGCAGATCAGCTCCTATTGGAAGGAAGGCGATCCGATCACCTTGGCCATGGCGCCGGGGCAGGATGTCTTCGCCCGCCTGAAAACGGCCAAGGACGAGAACGGCAAGCAGGCGGTGCATACGGCCCTGGCCCAGATCGTCCCGCGCCGCCTGGCCGAGAGCGTCGCCGCGCGCGAAGGGGCGGCGGGCAAGCTGGCGGAGTTGTCGGACAAGCGGCTGCGCGCGCTGGATGCGGCTGTTAACGGCTGGACCGTGAAGCCGGTCGGGTCGGAGGGCTATCGCACCGCCGAGGTGACGCTGGGCGGGATCGACACGGCCGTGCTGGACCAGACCACCATGGCGGTGAAGAGCGTGCCGGGCCTGTTCTTCATCGGCGAGGCGGTGGACATCACCGGCTGGTTGGGGGGCTATAACTTCCAGTGGGCCTGGTCGTCCGGGTGGGCGGCCGGCCAGGCCTGCTGA
- the polA gene encoding DNA polymerase I — MTDAPAEAADALPETDRPLTQDGPALRLWMIDASAYIFRAYHALPPLTRKSDGLPVGAVQGYCNMLWKLLRDMKGEDGPTHLVAIFDHSEKTFRNELYDQYKAHRPPAPEDLAPQFPLVREATAAFGVHCVELPGYEADDLIATYACKARDMGGEAVIVSSDKDLMQLIGRGVVMWDPMKDRRLAEPEVIEKFGVGPEKMVDLQALIGDSVDNVPGAPGIGPKTAAQLLDQFGDLDTLLERASEIKQPKRRDTLVQYADQIRLSRELVRLTCDAPAPEAIEDFAVRDPDPATLSDFLERMEFRGLQRRVGDGKAPPKEGSAFTRQPSAPVLTPRYAPAEPAEVEAQTVDTDAYHCIRDLADLDRWIERALEAGVVGFDTETDKLSATHAGLCGVSLALGPNDACYIPLTHEHPPVEGGGLDFGGGEDASREPLNQLHKPTVLARLKTLLEDPSVLKVGQNIKYDMAVMARRGIRVSPVEDTMLISYVLEGGLHGHGMDELARLHLGHTPITFKSVAGTGKSQKSFKHVELKPATCYAAEDADVTLRLYNILKPRLAEQGLSTVYETLERGLPAVLADMELAGVRIDPERLKSLSSEFGLRMAELEGKAHELAGRPFNIGSPRQIGEILFGELNLPGGKKTASGQWGTDASVLDELALSHDLPRAILEWRQLSKLKNTYTDALSAAADPNTDRVHTSYQLAATTTGRLSSSEPNLQNIPIRNEIGRQIRQAFIAAPGHVLISADYSQIELRLLAHIGDIPELKRAFKAGIDIHTATASEMFGVPVEQMDPETRRRAKAINFGIVYGISAFGLSNQLGIDQGEAGAYIKTYFERFPGIRAYMDKTKAEVKQTGFVSTLFGRKIHIPAIGAKSAAERSFGERAAINAPIQGAAADIIRRAMIRMPGALEAGGLKTRMLLQVHDELVFEAPEAEADTAIALVRRVMEGAAEPAAALSVPLVVEARAAANWDEAH, encoded by the coding sequence ATGACCGACGCCCCCGCCGAAGCCGCAGATGCACTGCCTGAGACCGACCGCCCGCTGACCCAGGACGGGCCGGCGCTGAGGCTGTGGATGATCGACGCCTCGGCCTACATCTTCCGCGCCTATCACGCCCTGCCGCCGCTGACGCGCAAATCGGACGGCCTGCCGGTCGGGGCGGTGCAGGGCTACTGCAACATGCTGTGGAAGCTGTTGCGCGACATGAAGGGCGAGGACGGGCCGACCCACCTGGTGGCCATCTTCGACCATTCGGAAAAGACGTTCAGGAACGAGCTGTACGACCAGTACAAGGCGCACCGTCCGCCCGCGCCGGAGGATTTGGCGCCGCAGTTTCCGCTGGTGCGCGAGGCGACGGCGGCGTTCGGCGTCCACTGCGTCGAACTGCCCGGCTACGAGGCCGACGACCTGATCGCCACCTATGCCTGCAAGGCGCGCGACATGGGAGGCGAGGCGGTGATCGTCTCGTCCGACAAGGACCTGATGCAGCTGATCGGGCGCGGCGTGGTCATGTGGGACCCGATGAAGGACCGCCGCCTGGCCGAGCCCGAGGTCATCGAGAAGTTCGGCGTGGGGCCGGAGAAGATGGTCGATCTGCAGGCCCTGATCGGCGACAGCGTCGACAATGTGCCGGGCGCGCCGGGCATCGGGCCAAAGACGGCGGCGCAGCTGCTGGACCAGTTTGGCGACCTCGACACGCTGCTGGAGCGGGCCAGTGAGATCAAGCAGCCGAAACGTCGCGACACTCTTGTTCAGTACGCGGATCAAATCCGCCTCAGCCGCGAACTGGTCCGGCTGACGTGCGATGCGCCGGCGCCGGAAGCCATCGAGGACTTCGCCGTGCGCGATCCCGATCCGGCGACGCTCAGCGACTTCCTGGAGCGGATGGAGTTCCGCGGGCTGCAGCGTCGCGTCGGTGACGGAAAGGCGCCGCCCAAGGAGGGCTCGGCCTTCACGCGCCAGCCGAGCGCGCCGGTGCTGACGCCGCGCTACGCCCCGGCCGAGCCCGCAGAGGTGGAGGCGCAGACGGTCGATACCGACGCCTACCACTGCATCCGCGACTTGGCCGATCTGGATCGCTGGATCGAGCGCGCCCTTGAGGCCGGCGTGGTGGGGTTCGACACCGAGACGGACAAGCTTTCGGCGACGCACGCCGGACTGTGCGGCGTGTCCCTGGCGCTGGGGCCGAACGACGCCTGCTACATTCCGCTGACGCACGAGCATCCGCCGGTCGAAGGCGGCGGGCTGGACTTCGGCGGCGGGGAGGATGCATCGCGCGAGCCGCTGAACCAGCTGCACAAGCCCACGGTTCTGGCGCGGCTGAAGACGCTGCTGGAGGACCCCAGCGTCCTCAAGGTCGGGCAGAACATCAAATACGACATGGCGGTGATGGCGCGGCGAGGCATCCGCGTCTCGCCGGTCGAGGACACCATGCTGATCTCCTATGTGCTGGAGGGCGGGCTGCACGGGCACGGCATGGACGAGCTGGCGCGCCTCCACCTCGGTCACACGCCGATCACCTTCAAGTCGGTGGCGGGGACCGGAAAGTCGCAAAAGAGCTTCAAGCACGTCGAGCTGAAGCCGGCGACCTGCTACGCCGCCGAAGACGCGGACGTGACGCTGCGGCTCTACAACATCCTCAAACCCCGGCTGGCCGAGCAGGGGCTGTCCACCGTCTATGAGACGCTGGAGCGCGGATTGCCGGCGGTGCTCGCCGACATGGAACTGGCCGGCGTCCGCATCGATCCGGAACGGCTGAAGTCCCTGTCGAGCGAGTTCGGCCTGCGGATGGCCGAGCTGGAAGGCAAGGCGCACGAGCTGGCCGGCCGACCCTTCAACATCGGCTCGCCGCGCCAGATCGGCGAAATCCTGTTTGGGGAACTGAACCTGCCGGGCGGCAAGAAGACGGCCTCGGGCCAGTGGGGCACCGACGCCAGCGTGCTGGACGAACTGGCGCTGAGCCACGACCTGCCGCGCGCCATCCTGGAGTGGCGCCAACTCTCCAAGCTGAAGAACACCTATACCGACGCCCTGTCGGCGGCGGCTGATCCGAACACGGACCGGGTGCACACCTCCTATCAGCTGGCGGCGACCACGACCGGGCGGCTGTCCTCGTCCGAACCGAACCTGCAGAACATCCCGATCAGGAACGAGATCGGTCGCCAGATTCGCCAGGCCTTTATCGCCGCGCCCGGCCATGTGCTGATCTCGGCCGACTATTCGCAGATCGAACTGCGGCTCTTGGCCCACATCGGCGACATCCCCGAGCTGAAGCGGGCCTTCAAGGCCGGCATCGACATCCACACGGCCACCGCGTCCGAGATGTTCGGCGTGCCGGTCGAGCAGATGGACCCGGAGACCCGCCGGCGGGCCAAGGCCATCAACTTCGGCATCGTCTACGGCATCTCGGCCTTTGGGCTGTCCAACCAGCTGGGCATCGATCAGGGCGAGGCCGGAGCCTACATCAAGACCTATTTCGAGCGGTTCCCCGGCATCCGCGCCTACATGGACAAGACCAAGGCGGAGGTGAAGCAGACCGGCTTCGTCTCCACCCTGTTCGGGCGCAAGATCCACATTCCGGCGATCGGCGCCAAGTCGGCGGCCGAGCGCAGCTTTGGCGAGCGCGCGGCGATCAACGCTCCCATTCAGGGGGCGGCGGCCGACATCATCCGCCGCGCCATGATCCGCATGCCAGGGGCGCTGGAGGCGGGGGGCCTGAAGACCCGAATGCTGCTGCAGGTCCACGACGAACTGGTGTTCGAGGCTCCGGAAGCGGAGGCGGACACGGCCATCGCCCTGGTGCGCCGGGTCATGGAAGGCGCCGCCGAACCCGCCGCCGCGCTCAGCGTGCCCCTGGTGGTCGAGGCCCGCGCCGCCGCCAACTGGGACGAGGCGCATTGA
- a CDS encoding DUF6655 family protein produces MTRLGVVLTLMLAGVLSACASTTETNPGRTATEQLLVSRAADMAVEGLVLPIPVGSRIFVDDTYFQAESARYAVGSIRAALSEAGYALARDRNTASVIFEVRAGALSLEQMRRVVGIPAMRIPIEEWNFVSVPELSVYSQRDRVGVAEFSGFLYDAQTGSPLGAVTPMIGRYRIRSHQVLMVINWGQQQAQPGERDPGQSWTAF; encoded by the coding sequence ATGACACGCCTCGGCGTCGTCCTGACGCTGATGCTGGCGGGCGTGCTGTCCGCCTGCGCCTCGACCACCGAGACCAATCCGGGCCGCACGGCGACCGAGCAGCTGCTGGTGTCGCGCGCCGCCGACATGGCGGTGGAGGGGCTGGTGCTGCCGATCCCGGTGGGATCGCGCATCTTCGTGGACGACACCTATTTCCAGGCCGAAAGCGCGCGCTACGCCGTGGGTTCGATCCGGGCGGCGCTGTCGGAGGCCGGCTATGCGCTGGCGCGCGATCGCAACACCGCCAGCGTGATCTTCGAGGTCCGGGCCGGCGCCCTGTCGCTGGAGCAGATGCGGCGGGTCGTCGGCATTCCGGCCATGCGCATCCCGATCGAGGAATGGAACTTCGTTTCGGTGCCCGAGCTGTCGGTCTACAGCCAGCGCGACCGGGTCGGCGTGGCCGAGTTCTCGGGCTTCCTTTACGACGCCCAGACCGGTTCGCCGCTGGGCGCGGTGACGCCGATGATCGGCCGCTATCGCATCCGCAGCCACCAGGTGCTGATGGTGATCAACTGGGGCCAGCAGCAGGCCCAGCCCGGCGAGCGCGATCCGGGGCAGAGCTGGACCGCCTTCTGA
- the gloA gene encoding lactoylglutathione lyase, translated as MRYLHTMVRVKDLDASLRFYCDLLGLQEVRRTENEAGRYTLVFLTAPRNLEQSAAERAPEVELTYNWDAEDYQGGRNFGHLAYKVDDIYAACQRFMDAGVVVNRPPRDGNMAFVRSPDGISIELLQEGRPLAPAEPWASMPNTGSW; from the coding sequence ATGCGTTATCTTCACACCATGGTGCGCGTGAAGGACCTGGACGCGTCCTTGCGCTTCTATTGCGACCTCTTGGGTCTGCAGGAGGTGCGGCGCACCGAGAACGAGGCTGGACGCTACACCCTGGTGTTCCTGACGGCGCCCAGGAACCTGGAGCAGTCGGCGGCCGAGCGCGCGCCGGAGGTCGAGCTGACCTACAACTGGGACGCCGAGGATTATCAGGGCGGCCGCAACTTCGGCCACCTGGCCTACAAGGTCGACGACATCTACGCCGCCTGCCAGCGGTTCATGGACGCCGGCGTGGTGGTGAACCGGCCGCCGCGCGACGGCAACATGGCGTTCGTGCGCTCGCCGGACGGCATCTCCATCGAACTGCTGCAAGAGGGCCGGCCGCTCGCCCCGGCCGAGCCGTGGGCCTCCATGCCGAACACGGGCAGCTGGTGA
- a CDS encoding zinc-finger domain-containing protein — MPPRHPDAIIPPPEEIVVSTKRVACDGGGGALGHPLVYLDMGKHDWAECGYCDRRFKLSDHPRDENEYLSPAVRGSEAH, encoded by the coding sequence ATGCCGCCTCGCCACCCGGATGCGATCATCCCGCCGCCCGAAGAGATCGTGGTCTCGACCAAGCGCGTGGCCTGCGACGGCGGCGGCGGGGCGCTGGGCCATCCGCTCGTGTACCTCGACATGGGCAAGCACGATTGGGCCGAATGCGGCTACTGCGACCGCCGCTTCAAGCTGTCGGATCATCCGCGCGACGAGAACGAGTATCTGAGCCCGGCCGTGCGCGGGTCCGAGGCGCACTGA
- a CDS encoding ABC transporter ATP-binding protein, with the protein MTDAARLPDNAIEVQGLKKTYAGSKKAAPKTALRGVDLVIPRGSMFGLLGPNGAGKSTLINILAGVVKKSEGSVKIWGRDIDHEPRDAAAALGVVPQEIVADVFFTPREALEVQAGFYGVPKDERRSDELLAALGLSDKANAYVRALSGGMKRRLMVAKALVHNPPILILDEPTAGVDVELRRQLWAYVRRINAEGVTILLTTHYLEEAQELCDTIAIVNHGEVVACEPTPQLLRRLDTRNVVVTPDTPVGELPTLSGFDVTARPNGAFAVTYKKGQSSVEQVINAVREAGVHIADITTEDPDLEDVFLALTYGDLSRADPTRD; encoded by the coding sequence ATGACCGACGCCGCCCGCCTGCCCGACAACGCCATCGAGGTGCAGGGCCTGAAGAAGACCTATGCGGGCTCCAAGAAGGCGGCGCCGAAGACGGCGCTGCGCGGCGTCGATCTGGTGATCCCGCGCGGCTCGATGTTCGGACTGCTGGGTCCCAACGGCGCGGGCAAGTCGACGCTGATCAACATTCTGGCCGGGGTGGTCAAGAAATCCGAAGGCTCGGTCAAGATCTGGGGCCGCGACATCGATCATGAGCCGCGTGACGCCGCCGCCGCACTGGGCGTGGTGCCGCAGGAGATCGTGGCCGACGTCTTCTTCACTCCGCGCGAGGCGCTGGAGGTTCAGGCCGGCTTCTATGGCGTACCCAAGGACGAGCGGCGCTCGGACGAGCTGCTGGCTGCGCTGGGCCTGTCGGACAAGGCCAACGCCTACGTCCGCGCCCTGTCCGGCGGCATGAAGCGTCGCCTGATGGTGGCCAAGGCCCTGGTGCACAATCCGCCGATCCTGATCCTGGACGAACCCACCGCCGGCGTGGACGTGGAGCTGCGCCGCCAGCTGTGGGCCTATGTGCGCCGCATCAACGCCGAGGGCGTCACCATCCTGTTGACCACCCACTATCTGGAAGAGGCGCAGGAGCTCTGCGACACCATCGCCATCGTCAATCACGGCGAGGTGGTGGCCTGCGAGCCGACGCCGCAGCTGCTGCGCCGCCTGGACACCCGCAATGTGGTGGTCACGCCGGATACGCCCGTGGGCGAACTGCCGACCCTTTCGGGCTTTGACGTGACGGCGCGCCCGAACGGCGCCTTTGCGGTCACCTACAAGAAGGGTCAGTCTTCGGTCGAACAGGTGATCAACGCCGTGCGCGAGGCCGGCGTCCACATCGCCGACATAACAACCGAGGACCCGGACCTGGAGGACGTCTTCCTGGCCCTGACTTACGGCGACCTCTCCAGGGCCGATCCGACGCGGGACTGA
- a CDS encoding DegT/DnrJ/EryC1/StrS aminotransferase family protein: MIPFIDLQAQRLRLGGKIEAAVAEAVVGGAWVMGPQVRQFETDLAAFGQAKHALGCANGTDALALPLMAWGIGRGDAVFVPSFTFAATAEVVPWFDAEPVFVDVDEKTYNMSPAALEAAIDGVKAEGRLVPRVVIAVDLFGQPADYPAIKAICDKHGLKLISDSAQGFGCTVDGAHPLKWADVTTTSFFPAKPLGCYGDGGAVLTDDDELAQLMDSIRVHGKAVAVDLKDRTFDHDPKYLNMRIGLNSRLDTIQAAVLIEKLKVFGQEIEWRNAAAARYNEGLRPHVSAVPDVPAGNVSNWAQYTIEHPDRDGLAAHLRAQDIPTAVYYPIPLHLQPAYEHYPRGAGGLPVTERLKDVVISLPMHADLDEATQHRIVTAVAAYKG, translated from the coding sequence ATGATCCCCTTTATCGACCTTCAGGCCCAGCGCCTGCGCCTGGGCGGCAAGATCGAGGCTGCCGTCGCCGAGGCTGTGGTGGGCGGCGCCTGGGTCATGGGCCCGCAGGTGCGCCAGTTCGAAACCGACCTCGCCGCCTTTGGTCAGGCCAAGCACGCCCTGGGCTGCGCCAACGGCACCGACGCCCTGGCCCTGCCGCTGATGGCCTGGGGGATCGGGCGGGGCGACGCAGTCTTCGTGCCCTCCTTCACCTTCGCCGCCACGGCCGAAGTCGTGCCCTGGTTCGACGCCGAGCCGGTCTTCGTCGACGTGGACGAAAAGACCTACAACATGAGCCCGGCCGCGCTTGAGGCCGCCATCGACGGCGTCAAGGCCGAGGGGCGTCTGGTCCCCCGCGTGGTCATCGCCGTGGACCTCTTCGGCCAGCCCGCCGACTATCCGGCGATCAAGGCGATCTGCGACAAGCATGGGCTGAAGCTGATCTCGGACTCGGCGCAAGGGTTCGGCTGCACCGTCGACGGCGCCCATCCGCTGAAGTGGGCGGACGTGACCACCACCAGCTTCTTTCCGGCCAAGCCGCTCGGCTGCTACGGCGACGGCGGGGCGGTGCTGACCGACGACGATGAATTGGCTCAGCTGATGGATTCGATCCGCGTCCACGGCAAGGCGGTGGCCGTGGACCTGAAGGACCGAACCTTCGACCACGATCCCAAATACCTGAACATGCGCATCGGCCTGAACAGCCGGCTGGACACTATCCAGGCGGCCGTCCTGATCGAAAAGCTCAAGGTCTTCGGCCAGGAGATCGAGTGGCGAAACGCCGCCGCCGCCCGCTACAACGAAGGCCTTCGCCCCCACGTCTCGGCCGTGCCGGACGTGCCGGCCGGCAACGTCTCCAACTGGGCGCAGTACACGATCGAGCACCCGGACCGCGACGGCCTGGCCGCGCACCTGAGGGCGCAGGACATCCCCACCGCCGTCTACTACCCCATCCCCCTACACCTGCAGCCGGCCTATGAACACTACCCGCGCGGCGCGGGCGGCCTGCCGGTCACCGAGCGGCTGAAGGACGTGGTGATCAGCCTGCCCATGCACGCGGACCTGGACGAAGCGACCCAGCACCGCATCGTCACCGCCGTCGCCGCCTACAAGGGATAA
- a CDS encoding Gfo/Idh/MocA family protein: MPNPTPLKIGVAGAGVMGRNHARVAAEMREFDLAAIFDPDAITAEGVAAAYGASPVTTAEAFVDAGLDAAIVSTPNRFHAQVGVALLERGVHVLVEKPIAATVADAQRMIDAAKANNRVLMVGQVERFNPAVETVKRAVADDDIISIQITRVGPFPPRMGEVGVVIDLAVHDIDIIRHLTGSEIVEVQPQLARSRAEREDTALLQFRMDNGAIAHITTNWVTPYKTRTLQVATKTKFVVADLITRQVTEYFGQQPDGSYSTRMLNSWPAEPLRKELEAFAHAIRTGETPAVTGEDGLRNLEVALRCLGEV, from the coding sequence ATGCCGAACCCCACTCCGCTCAAGATCGGCGTCGCCGGCGCCGGCGTCATGGGCCGCAACCATGCGCGGGTCGCCGCCGAGATGCGCGAGTTCGACCTCGCCGCCATCTTCGATCCGGACGCCATCACGGCGGAGGGCGTGGCCGCCGCCTATGGCGCATCGCCGGTCACTACCGCCGAGGCCTTCGTGGACGCCGGACTGGACGCGGCCATCGTGTCCACGCCCAACCGCTTTCACGCCCAGGTCGGCGTGGCCCTGCTGGAGCGGGGGGTCCACGTCCTGGTGGAAAAGCCGATCGCCGCCACCGTCGCCGACGCTCAGCGGATGATCGATGCGGCCAAGGCCAACAACCGCGTGCTGATGGTCGGCCAGGTCGAGCGGTTCAATCCGGCGGTCGAGACCGTCAAGCGCGCCGTCGCCGACGATGACATCATCTCCATTCAGATCACCCGCGTCGGCCCCTTCCCGCCGCGCATGGGCGAGGTCGGCGTGGTCATCGACCTAGCCGTCCACGACATCGACATCATCCGCCACCTGACGGGCTCCGAGATCGTCGAGGTCCAGCCGCAGCTCGCCCGCAGCCGCGCCGAGCGCGAAGACACGGCCCTGCTCCAGTTCCGCATGGACAACGGCGCCATCGCCCACATCACCACCAACTGGGTCACGCCCTACAAGACCCGCACGCTTCAGGTCGCCACCAAGACCAAGTTCGTGGTCGCCGACCTGATCACCCGTCAGGTGACCGAATATTTCGGCCAGCAGCCGGACGGCTCCTACTCCACCCGCATGCTGAACAGCTGGCCGGCCGAACCGCTGCGCAAGGAGCTGGAGGCCTTTGCCCACGCGATTCGCACCGGCGAGACGCCCGCCGTCACCGGCGAGGACGGCCTGCGCAATCTCGAGGTCGCGCTGAGGTGCCTGGGCGAGGTCTGA
- the hisN gene encoding histidinol-phosphatase — MTEHEAFALELAHVAAAETLPLFRGDCEADNKLSNGGFDPVTAADCNAEAAIRRLIGERYPHHGVIGEEYGEDRPDAEHVWVLDPVDGTRAFIAGLPLWTTLIALRTGGQPSVGVIAQPYLDEVFIGGPSGAWLIRGEAKTPLKTRACERLTEAVISTTDPDIFNGAELGAWTQVRAASKLARLGCDAYAYAMVAAGRMDLVAETSLKPWDWSALVPVVEAAGGQVVNWRGAAPDDGGQVLAVGDARLIDQALVTLRRAAI, encoded by the coding sequence ATGACCGAACACGAAGCCTTCGCCCTCGAACTCGCGCATGTCGCGGCCGCCGAGACCCTGCCGCTGTTCCGGGGCGACTGCGAGGCCGACAACAAGCTCAGCAACGGCGGGTTCGATCCGGTCACGGCCGCGGACTGCAACGCCGAGGCCGCCATCCGCCGCCTGATCGGCGAACGATACCCGCACCACGGCGTCATCGGCGAGGAGTATGGCGAGGACCGCCCTGACGCCGAGCACGTCTGGGTGCTGGACCCGGTCGACGGCACCCGCGCCTTTATCGCGGGTCTGCCGCTGTGGACCACGCTCATCGCCCTGCGCACCGGCGGACAACCGAGCGTGGGGGTGATCGCCCAGCCCTATCTGGACGAGGTCTTCATCGGCGGGCCGTCGGGCGCCTGGCTGATCCGGGGCGAGGCGAAAACCCCGTTGAAGACGCGCGCCTGCGAACGGCTGACCGAGGCGGTGATCTCGACCACCGACCCCGACATCTTCAACGGCGCCGAACTGGGCGCCTGGACCCAGGTGCGGGCGGCGTCGAAGCTCGCCCGCCTCGGCTGCGACGCCTATGCCTACGCCATGGTCGCGGCCGGGCGCATGGACCTGGTGGCCGAAACCAGCCTGAAGCCCTGGGACTGGTCGGCCCTTGTTCCCGTGGTCGAGGCGGCGGGCGGCCAGGTGGTCAACTGGCGCGGCGCGGCCCCCGACGACGGCGGCCAGGTCCTTGCGGTCGGCGACGCACGCCTGATCGACCAGGCCCTGGTCACGCTCAGGCGCGCGGCGATCTGA